In Chitinivibrionales bacterium, the DNA window GAATTCCTCACGAAAAACAGCACGAACAGCGCGGCAATAATCGTGACGGCGATCCCGGACGTGGTGTGCCGGGTACGCACGTCGTAGGATTTGCCGAACAGGCCGGCGAAAATGGTCCCGCCGGCCATGCCCGCGGTGACGCTCGAGGCGATGCCGGAAAACAGGAGCGCGAACGCGAAAATGAACGACGAGACGCGGCCTGCGATGGGACGCAGCACTTCTTCCGCATGGTCAAGCGAATCGACCGCGATGCCCGTCTTGAAAAACGTCGCGGCCGCGAGGATGATCATGGCGCCGTTGATGGCCCAGCCCACGACCATGGAAAAAAACGTGTCGAATATCTCGAACCTGAGGTGGCGCACCATGGACGGCTCGCCTTCCTGCCGCCACTGCCGCGACTGGATCACCTCCGAGTGAAGGAACAAGTTGTGCGGCATCACCACGGCGCCGAGCACGCTCATCACCAGCGGCATGGCGCCGCTCGGCATGGACGGCACGAAAGCGCCCGACGCGGCCGCGGCAGGGTTCCATTTGACAAGGAACAGCTCGGCCAGGAACGACAGCCCGATGAGCGACACGAACCCGACGATTACCCGCTCGAGTTTTTTGTAGGAGCTTCCGAACAGCAGCCACACGGCCAGTCCGGCGCACAACACTGCCCCGATGCGAAGGGGGAGATGAAAGAGCATGTTGAGCGCGATTGCGCCGCCGAGTATTTCGGCCAGCGCGGTTGAAACCGCGGCCACCATGGCCGAAGCAAGCACCGGCCGCGAGAGCCACGCCGGCATGAAGGCGGTGGCCGCTTCAGCGTGGCACATGCCGGTGACGATGCCGAGGTGCGCCGCGTTGTGCTGGAGCACGATGAGCATGAGGGTGGAGAGCGTCACGACCCACAGGAGGCTGTATCCGAACTGCGATCCGGCCGCGAGGTTCGCGGCCCAGTTGCCCGGATCAATAAACCCCACGGTGACGAGCAGGCCGGGGCCGATATATTTGAGCAGGCTGTCGGTTCCGGAAAAAAGGTGCCTTATTTTTTTTAAATCGGGCTTCATGGCGGAACATTGCCGGGACCGCGGTCCCGCATCAACGCGTTGATCGTTTTCTGTAAATTTGGAAAATGACTGCCCTGCCAAAATACTTTGCCGCATCGGCCGCATTGGAAAAACTCGTCGTAGCATTCCCGCGTTTTTTCGGGAAGTGCGGAAGCCACCGACGCCTTGTCAACGCGGGAAATTGCGCCTCCGCATTCGATGCACAGGGTGAATGGTTTCATTGACGAATACAAATCGAACCGGCCGAGCACCTCGCGAATCTGTTGTTCCGGATCGGTGCTCCTGAGACAGTATCCGTGCGTGACCGCCTTGCGCTTTAAAATTCCCCGGTCCCTGGTAAGGATGCAACGGTTTTCCGCCAAAGCGATCTCTACGATCAGCTCGTCGCCGTAATCGTTGCGGTACAGGGTGTCGAACCCGGCAAGCCGCAAAAGGCGCGCGAGCGTTCCGAGATGCACGTCGCAGATGAATTTCGGCTCGCGCAGCGGCGCCTCGCGCAGGTGTAAAAGCGGCGTGATGTCCAATGCTTCGAACATGGGATATACCGATACGACGTCGTTGTTCCTGAGCCGATAATCGAATCCAACGGATGCCCCGTCGACAATGATGAGATCGATTTCGGTATGCGGGACGCCGATGGCTTCAATGGCGTCCTTTATTGAGGGTTTGCCGGAAAATCCGTATTCGAACTGCTGCTTGCGTTTACGGGAAGGGAGAAAATCGTTGAGTTCTTCGTAAAATCTGAAGCGGCATGTGTTGGACATAATCTTTAAATGATTATTTGATATCTAAAGATATGTTTTCTGCTTACTATAATTGTTTTAAATATACTCGACCGCAGCGGTCAATCGTCGCGCGCCAAAAAAAACATTCCACCTTCAGCAAGCATCATGGTATAATAAGGGCGACCTACCTCCATATCCTGTCCGCAGTCAAAACAAGGAGGGTCCTGATGCGCCTCATGATTACAACCGTATCATTTGCTCTTTGGGCGTTTACTTTGGAAATTTTAGGAGCTACCCACCATGTTCCGAATGATTATCCCCTTTTGCAATCCGCGATCGCCGCTTCGGGAAACAACGACACCATAGTCTGCGACACGGTCAAGGACGCGGACACAATCAAAATCGCGGGGAAAACCAACCTTGTCGTGACCGGCCCGTCGGCGGCGCCTCTCACAAAAATAACCAAGGTCTTTTTCATTACCAACAGCACTTGCGTGTTGACGATGCTGTCTTTTACCGGAGCAAAGGGCCTCGACGGCACGAACAACTTCAGCTGCAAAAGCGCGCCGGGTCTCGACGGCCGGCCGGGTGTGGACGCGATCATCATCGACAGTTCGACGGTGGCAATATTAGGATGCACGGTAAAGGGCGGCGACGGCGGCACGTACGGGGTCAGCTATCAGGGCACCATGCTTTGCACGTGCGGATCAAAAGGCACGCCGGGGACCGCTTTGAGGGCGGACAACTCAACCATTTCCTTATTGGGCGATTCACTGTTGCCCGGCTATTGCGCCGGTACATCGATAGCGGGATGCTTTACCAATACCTGTTCGGCTCAGGGATATGGTTGTGCCGGGCTAAACGGCTCCACAATAGACACCATTAATTCAATTGTCAACTCTTTATGGCTGGACTCGACCTCTCGTACGGGCGTGCTGACACGGGCAATTGAGGGCGGATTTCAGCCTTCATCATACCCAAAACATAGCGGCATTACCGTTTCCATGTCAGGCACGGTATCGGTTCCAAACAATTTTAAAGCGCCGTACACTGTTTCGGTCTATAACGCCAGAGGGAAGCTGCTCCTTTTCCAAAGCAATCAGGCGGCGACGGATTTCTCCCTTGCCAATAAGCTGCCCCACGGTATATTTATCATTTCTTTGCTATCGCACGAATCCAGACTTACCGAGAGGGTGGTGATTTCTAAATAGGAAACAGCGGTCAACCGGCGCACTTTCAGCCCGTTTTACAAAGAACCGTGTCATTCTGCGGGACAATCTTGGCT includes these proteins:
- a CDS encoding Nramp family divalent metal transporter is translated as MKPDLKKIRHLFSGTDSLLKYIGPGLLVTVGFIDPGNWAANLAAGSQFGYSLLWVVTLSTLMLIVLQHNAAHLGIVTGMCHAEAATAFMPAWLSRPVLASAMVAAVSTALAEILGGAIALNMLFHLPLRIGAVLCAGLAVWLLFGSSYKKLERVIVGFVSLIGLSFLAELFLVKWNPAAAASGAFVPSMPSGAMPLVMSVLGAVVMPHNLFLHSEVIQSRQWRQEGEPSMVRHLRFEIFDTFFSMVVGWAINGAMIILAAATFFKTGIAVDSLDHAEEVLRPIAGRVSSFIFAFALLFSGIASSVTAGMAGGTIFAGLFGKSYDVRTRHTTSGIAVTIIAALFVLFFVRNSFEALLISQMLLSIQLPITVCLQIYLTSSKKVMGKYANRPFELIALLLIAGIAIVLNVMLLVSYIK
- a CDS encoding T9SS type A sorting domain-containing protein, giving the protein MRLMITTVSFALWAFTLEILGATHHVPNDYPLLQSAIAASGNNDTIVCDTVKDADTIKIAGKTNLVVTGPSAAPLTKITKVFFITNSTCVLTMLSFTGAKGLDGTNNFSCKSAPGLDGRPGVDAIIIDSSTVAILGCTVKGGDGGTYGVSYQGTMLCTCGSKGTPGTALRADNSTISLLGDSLLPGYCAGTSIAGCFTNTCSAQGYGCAGLNGSTIDTINSIVNSLWLDSTSRTGVLTRAIEGGFQPSSYPKHSGITVSMSGTVSVPNNFKAPYTVSVYNARGKLLLFQSNQAATDFSLANKLPHGIFIISLLSHESRLTERVVISK
- a CDS encoding Mut7-C RNAse domain-containing protein is translated as MSNTCRFRFYEELNDFLPSRKRKQQFEYGFSGKPSIKDAIEAIGVPHTEIDLIIVDGASVGFDYRLRNNDVVSVYPMFEALDITPLLHLREAPLREPKFICDVHLGTLARLLRLAGFDTLYRNDYGDELIVEIALAENRCILTRDRGILKRKAVTHGYCLRSTDPEQQIREVLGRFDLYSSMKPFTLCIECGGAISRVDKASVASALPEKTRECYDEFFQCGRCGKVFWQGSHFPNLQKTINALMRDRGPGNVPP